The nucleotide window CATGGCACCGGCCCCCGCCGCGGCACGGTCGGCGCGCAGCGGGGGCCGGCAGCTCGGTCACTTCTTGGTGAGGGTGAGGTTCAGCGAGTTGCCGTCGCTCTTGGCGAAAGCGCTGATGATGTCGTTGAACGAGCCGCAGTTCTGCAGCGCGGACAGCGAGTAGGTGCCCGACAGCTTGCCGCCCTTGAGCAGGTCGAAGTCGGGACCGGTGGTCATTTCGCTGGTCGAGGGGCTGACCGTGCCGCACTTCGGGTCGGTGCTGATCGGGATGCCGAACAGGTTGACCGTGGTGAGGAACGTGTCGAACTTGATGTGCGCCTTGAAGCCGGTGCCCACCAGCTCACCGGTCTGCGGGCCGTTCTGCACGACCTTGACGTCCGAGCTGCCCTGCAGGAAGCCGAACAGCTTGAAGTCGGTGTGCGTCGGGTTCAGCTGCAGGCTCCCGGTGAACGTCTTGGCCGACAGGTTGACGTCGGCGTCGAACGAGCCGGTGATCGGCGCGGTGCTGCCGAGCGACTTCAGGGCCGTCTGCCCGGTGATGCCGAAGGAGTACTTGATGCCCCCGCCCGGCGGCGTGGTCGTGGGCGGGGTCGTCACCGGCGGCGTGGTCACCGGCGGCGTCGTGACGGGCGGCGTGGTCACCGGCGGCGTGGTCGTCGGCCCGCCACCGCCGTTGATGGTGATCGTGGCCAGGGTGTTGTTCTGGCCGCTGTCCTGCGTGCAGGGCGCGTCGATCGTGCCGTCCGGCGTGATGCCGGTGACCGAGCCGTCGGCCTTGCGCGGGGTGACCTTGAGGTTCAGGTCACCCACGGTGATCTTCGCCTGGCCGGCCTGGGTGAACGTCAGCGACGGCGTCTTGCCCGCGGCGTTGATGTTCATTTCCCCGGACGCCGGGATGTTCGTCTTGTCCAGCGTGATCGGCACGCTGACCGGCAGGTTGAGGCTCGGCGCGGCGACGGTCGCGCTCGCCGTGGCGGTGCCTTCCAGCGTGGTGGCGCCGATCAAGCTCAGGCCGCTGACGGTGTCCGCGTTGATGGTGGACACGGCCTTGATGTCGAACGCGCCGGTCGGCTGCCCGGTGTTCACCGTGGTCGGCAGGTCGGTGTTGATCACCACCTTCAGCGACTGCGAACCCACCAGCGGGAAGGTGCAGTGGTAGTTCAGCGTCAGCGAAATCGGGTCGGCGGCGCCGGCCTGTGCGCCGACGACGAGCGCGCCGGCGACGAGCCCGGCCGCCGCGGCCACGACCGTCAACTTCTTTCCTCTTGGGTGACTCACGATGGTCCTTCCGTGTATCAACAGTGATACGAAACGGCCCGCTATTGGAAAATCGCGACCGGACCGTAAGCTAACGAGCGCGTCCGGCGCCGATCAAGGCCTTTCGGTAAAAAGGCAACGCGGACACCGCAAATTGTCACCCCGGCACGTCACCCGGCCAGGGTTCCTAGCAGGCCGCGGAAGGTTTTCCCAGCACAGGGGCAGCTCCGAACCGCTGACGCGCGTGACAAATCCCCGTCGCGGAATGTTGACGCACGTGCCAACCGGCCATTCCGTCCTTGCTCGCGCACAACCGCGCCGCGTAGCTTCGAAACCCATGAAAAGAATGCACAGCGGGGTGCTCGCAATGGCGGCCGCCGCGCTTCTGTCGTGCGCCGCGTGCGCTTCGGACACCCCGCCGCCCGACCCGGGACGGCACGCCGACCCCGCGGCGCTCGCCTGGGTCGACAAGGTGTGCACCGGGGTGGCCGCGGGCTCGGCGAAACTCTCCCAGCCGCCCGCCGTCGACGACGCCGACCCGGTGAAGACCCGGGACGCGATGGTGGACTTCCTGGGCCGCCTCGGTTCCGCGCTCGAGGACATGGCGGGCGGCATGCGCGGCGCCGGCGTCCCCCCTGTCCCGGATGGACAGTCCGCTGTGGACAAAGCCACCGGCAACCTCGCCGAGACGAAGAGCAAGCTCGCCGAGACGAAGGCCCGCATGGAGCAGGCGAAGGTGACCGACCAGCCCAGTCTGCGCAAGGTCATCGCCGAGGCCGACTCGACCATGGGGCAGCTGGCCGACCCGGAGGGCCCGATCAAGGACCTCAAGGCGAACCCGGAGCTGAACCTGGCCTTCAGTGAGTCCGCGACCTGCAAGCGCGTCTACGGGACGGGCTCGTGACGGCCCGCCGCGTGCTCGCCACGCTGGTGGCGCTGGTCCTGACCACGGCCTTCGCCGGCGCCGACAGCCCGGCCGCCGCCGAGCCCGCCCCACCCGGCGACGCCTTCTACGTGCCGCCGTCGCCGCTGCCCGCGGGCAACCCGGGTGACGTCATCCGCTGGCGGCCGTCGCACGCCGGGCCGCGCCACGCTTCGGTCGACGCGTGGCAGGTGATGTACCTGTCGACGAACGCGCTCGGGCAGCCCGACGCCGTCACCGGCACGGTTCTGGTGCCGAAGACCGCCGACCGCGCGACCGCGCCGATCGTGGCGTTCGCCCCGGGCACGCACGGGCCGGCGTTCGGCTGCACGCCGTCGAAGATGATCGACATCGGCGCCTTCTACGAGCAGCCCGGCCTCGACGACCTGCTCGACGCCGGGTACGCGGTCGCCGTCCCGGACTACGAGGGCTACCGGCCGGACCCGAAGACGACGTACGTGGTGGGCCGGTCCGAGGGGCCCGCGGTGATCGACGTGGTCCGCGCGGCCCAGCGGCTCGGCGCGGCCGGGCTGTCGGCGTCGGCGAAGGTGGTCTTCCGCGGGTACTCCCAGGGCGGCGGCGCCGCGGCGTGGGCGGGCGAGCTGCAGCCGACGTACGCGCCCGAGCTGAACCTCGTCGGTATCGCGGCCGGTGGGGTGCCTGCCGACCTGGTCCAGGTGACGCTGCAGCTCGACGGCAAGTTCGGCTTCGGCGTGTTCGCCTACGCGCTGCTCGGGCTCGACCAGGCTTACCCCGAGCTGCAGCTGGACTCGTTCCTCAGCGACAACGGGCGGGCGAAGCTGGCCGAGATGCAGCGGAGCGCGTGCACGTTCGAGCTGCTCACGACGTATGCGAACCAGAAGATCGCGGACTACACGACCGGCCCGGGCTACATCAAGCCGGCGTGGGTGGCCCGGCTGAACGAGAACAAGCTCGGCGCAACGCCGCCGCGGGTGCCGGTGTTCCTCTACCACGCGACCGGCGACCAGCTGGTGCAGTTCGCGCAGGCCGACAGCCTGCACAAGGCGTACTGCGCGGCCGGGGTCCGGGAGACGTGGCAGACCTACGACACCGACCACATCACGCTGGTCTACACCGGCAACGCCGACGTCCTGGCCTTCGTCAAGGACCGGATCGCCGGGAAACCGGCGACGGCGAGCTGCTGATCAGCGGTTCCGGCCGCCGTGGGGGTGCTGCTGCTGCCACGAGCTCATCACCGAGCTGACGTACTCGCGCCACTGCTCCTCCGGCGACGCCGAGGTCGGCGTCGCCTCGGCCGGTGCGGGCTTGCGGCCCGCGCCGGCCGGCGCGCTGGTGGTCTCGGCCGTCGTGTGCCGGACCTCGGCGGTGAGCGGCGGCGCTTCCGCGGAGGCGCTCATCGTCTCCACGGCTTCGCTGGAGGTCGGCGGCGGCACGACCGGCGCGGGCGCGCCGGGCGGCGGCACGGCGGTCCCGCCCACCTGGTGCGGCTGCAGCAGCACGACGGCGGCCAGCCCGAGCCCGACGGCCGCGCCCGCGGCGAGGACGTACGGCTTCGCGCGCCGGGACCGGTCGGCGGGCGGCGCGTCCTGGGGACGTTCGGCTTCGTCGGCCGCGGCGAGCTCGGCGTCGAGCACGGCCAGCGGATCGGGGGTGGGTTCGGGCTGGGTGGGTTCGGGCTGGGTGGGTTCGGGCTGGGTGGCCGCGGCTTCTTCGGCGAGCTTCGCGTCGAGGTCGCCGCGGATCATCAGCGGCCTCGTCTGCGACAGGTTCACCAGCTCGGCGACCGAGGGGAGTTCGCCCTCACCGCCTGTGCGTGCCATCGAAAACCTCCACCCGTTCGGCGTCACCTGGAGGGACCATGCCCGAGCCGCGAGAGCTGCTCCGCTTCGCCGCCGTCGGCTTGGCTGCGTACGCGGTCACCCTACTGGGCGACTACGGCCTGAAGCTCACCGTGTGCCGGGAGAAGCCGGTGACGGCCCTCGCGATCGCCACGGTCGTGTCGACGGCGGTCGCGTACCTGCTGTCCCGGAGCTGGTCGTTCGCCGGACGGAGCGAGCATCGGCGGCTGCGCGAGGCGACGCTGTTCTTCGCCGTCAACGCGGGCGCGGTGGCCGTGAACCTGGTGCCGGCGCTGGTGTCGCGGTACGTGCTGCACCTGGCCGTGCCGCACGTCGGTTACCTGACGCAGGAAATCGCGGACTTCGTCGCCGGGATGCTGCTCGGCACCCTGGCGGGGACGGCGTTCCGCTGGTTCGGGTACCGCCGGTGGGTGTTCCCGTCAGCGCCACCAGTTCGCGTCGCCGAGATTGGCGAAGCCGAGCTTCTCGTAGAGCGGCCGCCCGGAGCGCGAGGCGGTCAGCGTGACGGGCACGTCCTCGAAGTGCCGGAGCACCGCGTACATCAGCGCGCGCCCGACGCCCTGGGAGCGGTGCTCGGGCATGGTCGTCACCCAGTAGACGCCGCCGACGCCACCGTGGGCCATGGTCAGGCAGGCGCCCTGGCCGCCCTTGCGGAAGAACGCGGTGGCCCGGTCGAGGAGCTCGGGCGGGAAGACGGTGCCGGGCCGGTAGGGCTGGTACTCCTCGAGCGGGAAGCCGTGGACGACGAGGTCCTCGGCGCCGGCCAGCTCGGCGGGGGTGGTGACGCGCTCGACGCCTTCCGGGCGCTCGGGCGCGGCGCCGGGCTCGCGGGCCATCACCGGCAGCTGCCCGGCGGTCAGCCCGAGGTCCGTCAGGTCGAGCACCCGGAACGGATCCTCGACGACGACCGCCCGCCCCTCGCCCCGGCGCTTCGCGGCCAGCTCGGTGAGCTCCTCGACGACGGCGTCGCCGGGGGTGGCGGTCCGCAGCATGATCCGGAAGCGGCGGCCGTCGATCGCGGTGAACGCGGGGTGCTCGACCACGTCGTCACCGCGGGCGCGGGCGAGGGTCGTCCACATGGCGACGGCGTTGTCGCAGGCCTGCCGCAGCCGCTCGGTGAGCAATCCGGTCATGCCGGGCAGCCTAAAGCCGGAGCGGGGTCCTTCGCGGGCGTTTCCGGGAAGGCGGTCAGCCTTGGTCCGGCAGGACCCGTTCGGCCAGCAGCGCCAGCTCCAGCCGCAGCCGTTCCGCCGGATCGTCCAGCCGCGCCCCGAACAGCTCCCCCAGCTTCTTGAGCCGCGCCCGGATCGTCTGCGGGTGCAGGTCGAGCAGGCGCCCCAGCTCGGGCGCGCTCCCCCGGGTCCGGACCAGGGCCAGCAGCGTCTCGGCCAGCTGCTCGCGGCGGCGGCCGGTCAGCCCGGACAGCGGCGCCAGCGTCGTCGAAGCCAGCTGGCCGACCAGGAACTCGTCCGCGAGCAGCAGCAGCGTCGTCACGTGGTCGCGGCACCAGATCACCGGGCCCGGGGCGTCGAGGAGGCCGCGGGCGGCCAGGTCGACCGCGCGGCGGGCGACGCGGAACGACTCGGGTGCCTCGACCGGCGGGACCAGCGGGCCGACCGCCGCCGTCCAGCCCGGTGGCAGGCCCGTCAGGTCGATCAGGTCGATGTCCGGGGCCGGTGTCAGCGCGGCAGGCGGGTCGCCCGCCGGATCGGCCGGGACGTGCTCCGGGAGCAGGCCGGGCGGGAACTCCGGGGCGCCCGGCAGCGCCCGGAACGCCACCGCCGCCAGCCGCTCGGGCACCGGCAGCCCGGACGCCGCGAGCAGACCGTCCACATCGGCCGGCGCGCGGCCGCCGAGGAGCGCGCGCAGCAGGCGGCGGTGCCGTTCGCCGGTGCCGGACACCGCGGCCTCGGCGGCGCTGTAGCCCTCCGCGACGGCCGCCATCGACGTCTCGACGTCGGCGAACATCCCTTCGGCGGCGCCGTAGAGAACGTCGCCGGACAGGCCCGCTTCCCGCGCGATGTCGGCGATCCACCGCCAGGTGACCCGGCTCGACACGCGCACGGCCGCCTGCACGGCTTCGCGGCTGACGCCGTTGTGGAACGCTTCGCGCCCGTGGCCGCGGAACTCGGCCAGCCGGTCGGCCTGCCACAGCGCGGGCGTGCCGACGCGGTCGACGTCCCGCTCGATCCCGCGCCGCGCCAGCTCGATCGCGGTCGCGCGGCCGGGGCCGGCGCCGAATCTCGCGGAATATTCCGGAATTTCGGCGGCGATGGCGTCGACGCAGGCCCGGGCGATCTCCGGGATCCGCGGGCGCACCGCGACCCCGAGTTCGGGCGGCAGCCGGGACCACACGGAGCTGTCCGAGGCAGCGGAACCGCGCATGGGGAATTCAGTCCTCCACATAGGAATTGGCGCCTCGGAAATACCCCCGCCATCTGACACGGAGCGTAGAACCCACACCCGTCCGTGTCAAAAGGACGTGTCTGCGTCACCCTTTCCGGGAACCGATCGTTGATTTTTCAGTCACACATGCGTCCGATACGCTCGCCGCACACGCACTCGAAGGGGGATTCGTGGTCGAGTACCGCAGCTTTCGCTTGCTGGCCTCGTTGCCGCGCGCGCTGGGCGCGGGCCTGCGCCCGCACGTCGGGCACGCCGCGGCCTCGATGATCCAGGAGGTGCAGCGCACGGTCCCGGCCTACGGCCAGCCGCTCAAGGGCGTGTTCGGCAAGGTGCTCGTGAAGAGCGTCGAGTTCGCGGTGCAGCACTGCGTCGACACGATGGGCGAGCCGACGCTGTCGCACGAGCACTGGGTCGAGTTCTACCGGGGCCGCGGCCGGATCGAGTTCACCGAAGGCCGCAACCTCGACGCGTTGCAGGACAGCGCCACGATCGGGGCCAGGGTGGCGTGGCGGGCCATGCACCCCGCGGTGGTCGCCGCCGGGGTCGACCCGGCCGTCATCTCGGTCGCCGCGGAGGCCATCTTCGCCTACGTCGACGAGCTGTGCGCGACCGCGATCGAGGGCTACCAGGAGGCGCAGGCCGAGGCCGAGGGCGCCGTCCCGGTCCGGCGCCGCCGGTTGCTGGAGCTGATCGCGGGCGCCCCGGAGGGCGCGGCGAGCAGCATCGCCGGCCTGGCGGGCGGCGCGGGCTGGCCGCTGCCGGAGACCGCGGCGATGGTGGCGTTGGAACGCGGCCCGGAAGCCGCGGACTTCCCCGCCGACCTGCTCGGCGACGGCGTCCTGGCCGACCTCGACGGCCCGGAGCCGTACCTGCTGACCCGCGACCCGGACACCGAGCTGGCCCCGCTGGCGGCCAAGCTCGACGGCTGGCGCGCGGCGGTCTCCCCGACGGTCCCGCTGGCCGACGCCCCGGCGGCGTTGCGCACGGCGCGGCGGGCGTTGCAGCTGTCCGGCCCGGACGTCCCCGGCCCGATCATCTGGTGCCGCGACCACCTGGCCACGCTCTGGCTGCTGGCCGAGGACTTCCTGGCGGCCGAGCTGGCCCGCCAGAGCCTCGACCCGTTCGACTCGCTCAGCGAGAAGCAGCGCGAGCGGCTGAGCGAGACGCTGCTGGCCTGGCTGGAGACGCGGGGCGGGGCGCCGGAGATCGCGCAGCGGCTGGGCGTGCACCCGCAGACGGTCCGCAACCGCCTGCGCCAGCTGGAGGAGCTGTTCGGAGACCGGTTGAAGGACGCGGACGACCGGCTGGGCATGCAGCTGGCCCTGCGCGCGCAACGGCTGATGCGCGCCCACCGGCCGCCGGAAGCCTGACGGTCCCCGGCTCGTTCACCGCGCCGAAGGCCACCTCGGGGCGCCCGGCACCGGCCGGCGGGCCCGGTCGAGCGCGCGGACCGGCATCGGCAGCACCCGCCGCCACGAGCGGTGGCGCGGCCACGAGCGCGGCACCCCCTGGTGAACGAAATGGAAACTCGCGCGGCAGGACATCAGCGCGTCCGGTGCGTCATTGCGACCATGCCTTCGAGGATTACCGGGCTCCGGCGGAATGTCGATACGCATTCCCGGTGACGCCGCCGAAACCCGCACGCGCCGCCGCCTTTCCGCAATCCTTCTTGTCACGGGCGTCCCAGGAATCACGCGTTCGCGAGAAAGGCTGCCCGGGACGGCCGCTTGACCCCACCGCCAAACGTGAAACACTTTCGACGCGGCGCCCGCCCCGGCCCGTCACGCGGCTGACAACCCCGCCCTCGGGCCCGCCGGAAAAGTTGTCACGCGCGCACCACCCGCCCGCGCCGGAAGTGTCACGTCCTCTCGCGCCGTTCCACCCGTTCGGGTGTAGTCCGGACGGGTTACCGCAAAGTCAGCGGAGAACCCGTTGACAGTGCTGATCGTGCGAAATTATGTTGCCTGAGCCACAAAAACCGGATCGGCGTCCCCGCCGACGAGGACGATTTTGTTGCCAGCAAGGATAAAACATGACCGACGTGGACACCGGATTCGCCGCCACCGCCCTGCGGGCCGGTCGGCCGAACGCCGGCGAGCGCACTCCCGGACCGGCCCACCGGCAGCAGTCCGTGTCGGCCGACCGGCCCCGGCCCGCCTACCCGCCCGCCCCGCGCACCCCGGCGGATCCCCGGCACGGCCGCGCTTCCGGCGCGATCGGGCTGTGGGCGTCCCTGCCCCGCGAGCTGGCGATCCGCTTCAAGCCGCGGGTCGACCCGCTCGCCCGCGCCATCCTGCAGGAGGTGCAGCGGGCGGTGCCCGAGTACCGCCAGCCGCTGGAGGGCGCGTTCGGGCACATCATCACGCAGGGTGTCCGGCAGTCGATCATCCAGTGCCTCGACAGTGTCGGCACGCCCGGCGCCGTGCCGCTCGAGACGTGGACGACCGTGTTCCGGAACCTCGGCAAGATCGAGTTCAACGAGGGCCGCAGCCTCGACTGCCTGCAGACCGCCTACCGGGTCGGCGGGCGGGTCGCGTGGCGGCACATCAGCGAGTTCGGGCAGGCCACCGGCGTCTCCGCGGACACGCTGTGCACGAGCGCCGAAGCCATCTTCGCCTACGTCGACGAGATCTCGGCGCTCTCGATCGAGGGCTACACGGCGGCGCAGACGCGTGCGGCAGGCACCCGGGCGCGCCGCCGGAGACGGCTGCTGGAACTGCTGCTCGCCGACCCGCCGTCCGCGCCGCAGACCATCACCGCGCAGGCCGCCACGGCCCAGTGGCCGCTGCCGGCCGAGGTCACCGTCGTCGCCCTCGAACCGCGGGCCGACCAGCACGGTGTCGTCAACCAGCACAGCCTGGCCGCGCCGGACCTGCATTCCGACGTCCTCGTCGACCTCGAAGGCAGCGAGCCGTGCCTGGTCACCGGCGACCCGGAAAAGCACCTGAAGAACCTCGCCGAGCGGCTGCCGGGCTGGCGCGCGGTGATCGGCCCGACCGTGCGCCTCAGCGACGCGCCGCGCTCGCTGCTGTGGGCCCGCCGCACGCTGAAGCTGCTCCAGCGCGGCGTCCTGCCGGACACGCCGGTGACGCGCTGCACCGACCACCTGTCCACGCTGTGGCTGCTGGCCGACGAGTTCCTCGTCCGCGAGCTGTGCGCCCGCAGCCTGCAGCCGTTCGAGAACCTCACGCCGAAGCAGCGGGCGCGGCTCGGCGAGACGTTGCTGATCTGGCTGCAGTCCCGCGGCAGCGCCCCCGAGATCGCGAAGCGGCTCAAGGTGCACCCGCAGACCGTCCGGTACCGCATGCACCAGCTCATCGACCTGTTCGGCGACCGGCTCAACAACGCCGACGACCGGCTCGACATGGAGATCGCGCTGCGGGCGGAGGCGCTGCTCGGTTCCTGAGTCCCCTTCAACGACGAGGTGGGTCAATGACGGGATCGCCCGTCGAGACGGCCTTCGGGCCGATGCTGAGCGGCGACGGACGGCCGGGACAGCTGTGGGCCATGCTCCCCCGCGAGCTGGCCGCGGTGTTCC belongs to Amycolatopsis tolypomycina and includes:
- a CDS encoding DUF6801 domain-containing protein produces the protein MAAAAGLVAGALVVGAQAGAADPISLTLNYHCTFPLVGSQSLKVVINTDLPTTVNTGQPTGAFDIKAVSTINADTVSGLSLIGATTLEGTATASATVAAPSLNLPVSVPITLDKTNIPASGEMNINAAGKTPSLTFTQAGQAKITVGDLNLKVTPRKADGSVTGITPDGTIDAPCTQDSGQNNTLATITINGGGGPTTTPPVTTPPVTTPPVTTPPVTTPPTTTPPGGGIKYSFGITGQTALKSLGSTAPITGSFDADVNLSAKTFTGSLQLNPTHTDFKLFGFLQGSSDVKVVQNGPQTGELVGTGFKAHIKFDTFLTTVNLFGIPISTDPKCGTVSPSTSEMTTGPDFDLLKGGKLSGTYSLSALQNCGSFNDIISAFAKSDGNSLNLTLTKK
- a CDS encoding lipase family protein, coding for MTARRVLATLVALVLTTAFAGADSPAAAEPAPPGDAFYVPPSPLPAGNPGDVIRWRPSHAGPRHASVDAWQVMYLSTNALGQPDAVTGTVLVPKTADRATAPIVAFAPGTHGPAFGCTPSKMIDIGAFYEQPGLDDLLDAGYAVAVPDYEGYRPDPKTTYVVGRSEGPAVIDVVRAAQRLGAAGLSASAKVVFRGYSQGGGAAAWAGELQPTYAPELNLVGIAAGGVPADLVQVTLQLDGKFGFGVFAYALLGLDQAYPELQLDSFLSDNGRAKLAEMQRSACTFELLTTYANQKIADYTTGPGYIKPAWVARLNENKLGATPPRVPVFLYHATGDQLVQFAQADSLHKAYCAAGVRETWQTYDTDHITLVYTGNADVLAFVKDRIAGKPATASC
- a CDS encoding GNAT family N-acetyltransferase, which produces MTGLLTERLRQACDNAVAMWTTLARARGDDVVEHPAFTAIDGRRFRIMLRTATPGDAVVEELTELAAKRRGEGRAVVVEDPFRVLDLTDLGLTAGQLPVMAREPGAAPERPEGVERVTTPAELAGAEDLVVHGFPLEEYQPYRPGTVFPPELLDRATAFFRKGGQGACLTMAHGGVGGVYWVTTMPEHRSQGVGRALMYAVLRHFEDVPVTLTASRSGRPLYEKLGFANLGDANWWR
- a CDS encoding helix-turn-helix domain-containing protein, translating into MRGSAASDSSVWSRLPPELGVAVRPRIPEIARACVDAIAAEIPEYSARFGAGPGRATAIELARRGIERDVDRVGTPALWQADRLAEFRGHGREAFHNGVSREAVQAAVRVSSRVTWRWIADIAREAGLSGDVLYGAAEGMFADVETSMAAVAEGYSAAEAAVSGTGERHRRLLRALLGGRAPADVDGLLAASGLPVPERLAAVAFRALPGAPEFPPGLLPEHVPADPAGDPPAALTPAPDIDLIDLTGLPPGWTAAVGPLVPPVEAPESFRVARRAVDLAARGLLDAPGPVIWCRDHVTTLLLLADEFLVGQLASTTLAPLSGLTGRRREQLAETLLALVRTRGSAPELGRLLDLHPQTIRARLKKLGELFGARLDDPAERLRLELALLAERVLPDQG
- a CDS encoding helix-turn-helix domain-containing protein — translated: MVEYRSFRLLASLPRALGAGLRPHVGHAAASMIQEVQRTVPAYGQPLKGVFGKVLVKSVEFAVQHCVDTMGEPTLSHEHWVEFYRGRGRIEFTEGRNLDALQDSATIGARVAWRAMHPAVVAAGVDPAVISVAAEAIFAYVDELCATAIEGYQEAQAEAEGAVPVRRRRLLELIAGAPEGAASSIAGLAGGAGWPLPETAAMVALERGPEAADFPADLLGDGVLADLDGPEPYLLTRDPDTELAPLAAKLDGWRAAVSPTVPLADAPAALRTARRALQLSGPDVPGPIIWCRDHLATLWLLAEDFLAAELARQSLDPFDSLSEKQRERLSETLLAWLETRGGAPEIAQRLGVHPQTVRNRLRQLEELFGDRLKDADDRLGMQLALRAQRLMRAHRPPEA
- a CDS encoding helix-turn-helix domain-containing protein translates to MTDVDTGFAATALRAGRPNAGERTPGPAHRQQSVSADRPRPAYPPAPRTPADPRHGRASGAIGLWASLPRELAIRFKPRVDPLARAILQEVQRAVPEYRQPLEGAFGHIITQGVRQSIIQCLDSVGTPGAVPLETWTTVFRNLGKIEFNEGRSLDCLQTAYRVGGRVAWRHISEFGQATGVSADTLCTSAEAIFAYVDEISALSIEGYTAAQTRAAGTRARRRRRLLELLLADPPSAPQTITAQAATAQWPLPAEVTVVALEPRADQHGVVNQHSLAAPDLHSDVLVDLEGSEPCLVTGDPEKHLKNLAERLPGWRAVIGPTVRLSDAPRSLLWARRTLKLLQRGVLPDTPVTRCTDHLSTLWLLADEFLVRELCARSLQPFENLTPKQRARLGETLLIWLQSRGSAPEIAKRLKVHPQTVRYRMHQLIDLFGDRLNNADDRLDMEIALRAEALLGS